The DNA segment GGTCCCTAAGCCTAGTGGCCCGAGGTCGTTGGATTCCCCAAATGGAATTGAGCAAAGGCGAGGGCTACCCACATCGGGCACGCTGGGTGCCTCTGCTGAACGGCGAAGAAGATCGGCGCCGACTAGAAGACCTTGCAGCAACACTTCCCCTCGTAGCGACTTGTGCCTTGCCCTGGCGCGAACCTCTAGGTCGCCGCAGCAACCGCACTACTCGACTGCGTCCGGAAGCCATGCGAGCCGCTAATCCAGTTGCCTGCTACCGCCCTCGGAGCGGGCGCCTACGTGTAGCCACGTTACTGGAAGATTTACTAGATGCAGAGCTGCGGAAGAACTTTAAACCCGCTACAGGAGAACTAGATCCACTACTCACCTTGTGGCAGGACGCCCTGGCCTCGGAAACTGGTGTTGTGAACTTGGGGAATGAAGAAGCAGAGCGCATTACTGCAGCAAGCCTTCATTGGCGGGAGGGAATCACCGGGGGTGTAACCGCTGCTCGCACCTGTCTGGAACTGAAAACTCCAAACAAAGGAGAAGAACTTTGGGAGTTGAGGTTCAGTTTGCAAGCAGAAGAGGATCCAAGCCTTAAGCTGCCCGCTGCCTCCGTCTGGGCCTCGGGTATTGACACACTCCAGCTCGGAGAGATCCAAGTCGATCAAGCTAGCGAGGTATTGTTGGAGGGCCTCGGCCGAGCTCTCACTGTATTTCCCCCGATCGAACGTGGACTGGAGAGCGCCACACCGGAGGCCATGCAACTCACTCCGGCCGAAGCATTCGTCTTAGTGCGCACGGCAACCCACCAGCTACGTAATGCTGGTATTGGCGTTGAGCTCCCCCCCAGCCTCTCAGGAGGCTTAGCCAGTCGTCTTGGACTAGCCATCAAAGCAGATCTTCCAAGTCAATCTAGCGGGTTCACACTCGGTGAATCTCTCAATTGGGGATGGGATCTTATGATTGGTGGCGTCACGCTCACCCTACGGGAACTCGAACATCTCAGCGGCAAGCGCAGCCCACTGGTCCACCACAAAGGAGCTTGGATTGAACTACGACCCAACGATCTTCGCAATGCCGAACGCTTTTGTGGGACTAATCCAGAACTGAGTCTTGACGATGCCTTACGACTGACGGCTACAGAAGGGGAACTATTGATGCGCTTACCCGTACATCGCTTTGATGCCGGGCCTCGCCTACAAAGAGTTCTTGAGCAGTACCACCAGCAAAAAGCACCGGATCCTTTGCCAGCACCGGAGGGCTTCCGCGGACAACTCCGCTCGTATCAAGAACGTGGGCTGGGCTGGCTGGCATTTCTCCACCGCTTCGACCAAGGGGCATGCCTAGCTGATGATATGGGCTTAGGTAAAACGATTCAGCTGCTGGCCTTTCTGCAACACCTCAAAGCAGAACAGGAACTCAAGCGTCCTGTATTGTTAGTGGCGCCGACATCGGTCCTCACCAATTGGCGACGTGAAACCGAAGCGTTCACGCCAGAGCTCGCGGTCAAAGAGCACTACGGCCCGCGCCGGTCTTCTAATCCAGCATCTCTGAAAGAAAACCTTAAGGATGTAGATCTTGTCCTCACCAGTTACGGTCTGATGCAACGTGACAACGAGCTATTGGGGACTATAGACTGGCAGGGCGTTGTTATCGATGAAGCCCAAGCTATTAAGAACCCCGGTGCGAAACAAAGTCAAGCCGCTCGTGACTTAGCCCGAGCTGATAGAAGTAGTAGGTTCCGTATCGCGCTCACCGGCACACCTGTGGAGAACCGGGTAAGTGAGCTATGGGCTCTAATGAATTTTCTCAACCCGAAAGTATTGGGGGAGGAGGATTTTTTCCACCAGCGCTATCGCATGCCGATTGAGCGCTATGGCGATATGTCATCATTAAGAGACCTTAAAGCCCGGGTTGGGCCTTTTATCCTGCGCCGCCTCAAAACTGATAAATCGATTATTTCTGACTTGCCAGAGAAAGTAGAATTGAGCGAATGGGTAGGCTTAAGCAAAGAACAAAAGTCCCTTTACACTAAAACCGTTGAAAATGCGCTCGACGCAATCGCACAAGCACCGCGTGGCCAGCGCCATGGTCAGATACTGGCACTATTGACCCGCTTGAAGCAGATTTGCAACCATCCAGCTCTTGCTCTCAGAGAAGGCACCATCAGCGACGGTTTTATAAGCCGTTCCGCCAAACTTCAGCGGTTAGAGGAAATTCTTGAAGAAGTGATGGAAGCGGGAGATCGCGCTTTACTTTTCACCCAATTCGCTGAATGGGGACACCTCCTACAGGCTTGGATGCAACAACGCTGGAAATTCGAGGTTCCATTTCTACACGGCGGAACTCGCAAGAGTGACCGCCAAGCCATGGTAGATCGGTTTCAGGAAGACCACCGTGGGCCTCGACTCTTTCTACTGTCGCTCAAGGCTGGTGGCGTTGGCCTCAACCTGACTCGTGCTAGCCATGTCTTCCATATCGACCGCTGGTGGAATCCAGCGGCGGAAAACCAAGCCACCGATAGGGCCTATAGAATTGGTCAGACCAACAGGGTGATGGTACATAAGTTCATCACTAGTGGATCGGTCGAAGAAAAAATCGACCGAATGATTCGTGAAAAAGCCCGCCTAGCAGAGGACGTGATTGGCTCCGGTGAAGACTGGCTGGGAAGCCTTGGTGGCGATCAGCTGCGCAATCTCGTCGCTTTGGAGGACATTTGACCATGACGGTGGTTGATAACACCAGTATCACCGCCATTGGTAGCCAAGGATTGAACCAGCAACCTTGGTGGGTTGAGCGATGGATGGAGCTAATCAATGGGTATCGCTTCAAAAAACGACTTGAACGCGCTTGGGGTTATGCCCGTGAAGGCAACGTCACTTCAATCCGGTTTGAGGGAAGACGGGTGCATGCGCGCGTTCAAGGCACTGAAGAAGAACCGTATAAAGTGAAGCTCTGGCTTGATGTGCTGAATGACGAAGACTGGAATTACGTATTGGAAGCTCTTACCCAGAAAGCCCGTTGGTCGGCTCAGCTGTTGGCGGGGATTATGCCCTCAGATATCGAACGGGCCTTCGCCGCCAGCGGCAAGCGCCTATTTCCATTTAGACTTCAAGAGGTGCGTAGCGAGTGCAGCTGTCCAGATAAAGCTAACCCTTGCAAGCATGTCAGCGCAGTTTATTTTTTAATGGGAGACCGCTTCAGCGAAGATCCTTTTGTATTGTTCCAGCTTAGAGGCCGCAATCGGACCAAACTGCTGAGGGACCTAGGTGAACAGCGTCGGAAAGCTCTAGCGGCTCTTGTGAAAACTAAGGCGATCGGCAAGCAAAAAGTCACCTTCGTCTCTGGCCAAGCCAACGAAGAGACCGCAACGCCCCCCCCTCATCCCGCTGTCCTAGATCCAGCTCTCTGGTGGCACTATAACCGTAGTCTCGATAGTGATTTAGTGGTGGTGACGGCAGCT comes from the Synechococcus sp. M16CYN genome and includes:
- a CDS encoding DEAD/DEAH box helicase, with amino-acid sequence MSLLHATWLPAIRTSSSSGQPALLIWADAWRVAAPESPGLTPALHPFTLESDALKAWLSERDLIPDRSIEATACLTLPSRIVKPRKGRINVKATEPSSSDSVWTGLPMQAGEPIPKQTEWWPWQVQGLAVEPSAATEWLARLPLSGQHPDLGDELRWWSHLQRWSLSLVARGRWIPQMELSKGEGYPHRARWVPLLNGEEDRRRLEDLAATLPLVATCALPWREPLGRRSNRTTRLRPEAMRAANPVACYRPRSGRLRVATLLEDLLDAELRKNFKPATGELDPLLTLWQDALASETGVVNLGNEEAERITAASLHWREGITGGVTAARTCLELKTPNKGEELWELRFSLQAEEDPSLKLPAASVWASGIDTLQLGEIQVDQASEVLLEGLGRALTVFPPIERGLESATPEAMQLTPAEAFVLVRTATHQLRNAGIGVELPPSLSGGLASRLGLAIKADLPSQSSGFTLGESLNWGWDLMIGGVTLTLRELEHLSGKRSPLVHHKGAWIELRPNDLRNAERFCGTNPELSLDDALRLTATEGELLMRLPVHRFDAGPRLQRVLEQYHQQKAPDPLPAPEGFRGQLRSYQERGLGWLAFLHRFDQGACLADDMGLGKTIQLLAFLQHLKAEQELKRPVLLVAPTSVLTNWRRETEAFTPELAVKEHYGPRRSSNPASLKENLKDVDLVLTSYGLMQRDNELLGTIDWQGVVIDEAQAIKNPGAKQSQAARDLARADRSSRFRIALTGTPVENRVSELWALMNFLNPKVLGEEDFFHQRYRMPIERYGDMSSLRDLKARVGPFILRRLKTDKSIISDLPEKVELSEWVGLSKEQKSLYTKTVENALDAIAQAPRGQRHGQILALLTRLKQICNHPALALREGTISDGFISRSAKLQRLEEILEEVMEAGDRALLFTQFAEWGHLLQAWMQQRWKFEVPFLHGGTRKSDRQAMVDRFQEDHRGPRLFLLSLKAGGVGLNLTRASHVFHIDRWWNPAAENQATDRAYRIGQTNRVMVHKFITSGSVEEKIDRMIREKARLAEDVIGSGEDWLGSLGGDQLRNLVALEDI
- a CDS encoding SWIM zinc finger family protein, whose product is MTVVDNTSITAIGSQGLNQQPWWVERWMELINGYRFKKRLERAWGYAREGNVTSIRFEGRRVHARVQGTEEEPYKVKLWLDVLNDEDWNYVLEALTQKARWSAQLLAGIMPSDIERAFAASGKRLFPFRLQEVRSECSCPDKANPCKHVSAVYFLMGDRFSEDPFVLFQLRGRNRTKLLRDLGEQRRKALAALVKTKAIGKQKVTFVSGQANEETATPPPHPAVLDPALWWHYNRSLDSDLVVVTAALEGETGLDVAGELPLAEDPRFPNARTKFLSSLKAHGQASAQRAVLQAMAAGSQSTSSGITTG